In Gopherus evgoodei ecotype Sinaloan lineage chromosome 21, rGopEvg1_v1.p, whole genome shotgun sequence, a single window of DNA contains:
- the LOC115638151 gene encoding olfactory receptor 6F1-like yields the protein MTSLFPHTDICLCLANSIIKSLVQHFKSCAAQISDIIIGLLNGKAENVTVGKLMENIEWSNRTFITEFILLGFGNLPELQFPLFLLFLVIYIVTMAGNILTLALVVIDQHLHTPMYFFLGNLSGLETCYASTILPRMLAGLLTGDRTISYSGCITQLYFFVFMVTAECFLLLVMSYDRYLAICNPLHYAALMRSWVRIQLVSGSWTMAFFTSILITLLMARLTFCGPNNIDHFFCDFAPMLKLSCSDTSLIELVDLLLCFAIILPTFLLTLISYVCIITTILRIPSTMGRKKAFSTCSSHLIVVVTFYGSLIIIYMIPTVGTAGDLHKVFSVFYTVLTPLVNPLIYSLRNKEVKEALKKAGGKLTAFIRR from the exons ATGACCAGTCTGTTTCCACATACAGATATCTGTCTCTGCCTAGCAAACAGCATCATCAAATCATTAGTGCAGCATTTCAAAAGTTGTGCAGCTCAAATCAGTGATATAATCATTGGTCTCCTAAATGGCAAAGCAGAAAATGTAACAGTG GGAAAACTCATGGAAAATATAGAGTGGAGTAATCGAACAttcatcacagaattcatcctatTGGGATTCGGGAATCTCCCAGAATTGCAGTTTCctctcttcctgctgttcctaGTGATCTATATTGTGACCATGGCCGGGAACATCCTCACTCTTGCGCTAGTTGTGattgatcagcaccttcacacacctatgtacttcttcctggggaacttgtccggcttggagacctgctatgcctccaccatcctgcccagaaTGCTGGCCggtctcctgactggggacagaaccatttcatATAGTGGCTGCATCACACAACTGTACTTCTTTGTATTCATGGTGACTGCCGAATGTTTCCTCCTATTAGTCATGTCTTATGACCGCTACTTAGCAATATGCAATCCCTTGCATTATGCAGCACTTATGAGAAGCTGGGTTCGCATACAGCTAGTGTCTGGCTCTTGGACAATGGCCTTCTTTACAAGTATCTTGATAACTCTTTTGATGGCCAGATTAACATTCTGTGGCCCCAATaatattgaccatttcttttgtgattttgcCCCGATGCTCAAACTCTCCTGCAGCGACACCAGCCTGATTGAACTGGTAGATCTATTACTGTGTTTTGCAATTATACTTCCTACATTCCTGttaaccctgatatcctatgtttgtatcatcaccaccatcctgagaatcccctCCACCATGGGGAGGAAAAAGGCCTTTTctacctgctcctcccacctcatcgTAGTTGTTACTTTCTATGGATCACTCATCATCATTTACATGATACCAACTGTTGGCACTGCAGGAGACCTGcacaaagtgttctctgtcttctacactgTCCTGACCCCCTTGGTCAATcctctcatctacagcctgagaaacaaggaggtcAAAGAAGCATTGAAAAAAGCTGGAGGCAAACTGACTGCTTTCATAAGGAGGTGA